Below is a genomic region from Salinirussus salinus.
CACCGGGACGCGACTTTGGCAGACGCGTACGCCCGGGTCATCTCGCTGGAGCGGCGGCCGACGTCGCTCCTCCGTCCGACAGTCGCCTGGCGTGTGCTCAAACCATCTCCGCTCTAACCGCCCGGGTAGGTCTCGGGGTTATCCGCCCTGGGCCCGTACTGGGGGTATGAAGACGCTCGTGACTGAACGGGACGAGTGCATGCTTGCCCGGTTCGAGAGCGACGACCGGGTGTTCGAGGTGAGTTTCGACTCGGTCGAACCGACTGATGTGACCCTCCGATTCTACCGGGACGGCGACCGCGTCGGGAGTATCTACAACGATGACGGCACCGACCGGACGATGGCGCGGTTGACAACGGGTCGCGACGGGACCGACTTCATCGGCGTCGAGGTGCCCAAAGAGTTCGTCGCCGAACTGCTCGACGCCGCGGGCGAAGCCGGCCGGCTGACCGACGACACCGCGGCTGAAGGGTACCGACTCCGGGTGTTGTGAGGGCGCCGCCCGGGCCGGTTTTGCCAGCTTCCGTGTGGTCCCCGCACCGGGTGGCAACGTGCGGTGAAACGCCCCGCCCAGGGTTTCAAGTGGCGGTTACTCGAACAGCCCCTCTTCGCGAAACCCGTGCATCAGGTCGTCGACCAACTCGTCGGCCGTCTCGTAGGGGTAGTCCTGATAGTCGGCGTACGTCATCCCGAGGTCCATCACCTTGATCGACACGTCACCCGCTTCGAAGGTCGTGCCCGGGCCATCCGGAAGGGCCGGAACCAGTTCCATCGGGCCGTCGACCGGGAAGTCCGCGCCGCCGAACACCTCTTCTAGCTCCTGTCTGAGTCGTTCTGCGGTATCAGAAGTCACGGTGTGGAGTTCGGCAGCGATCACAAAAACTCTTCCCGCAGGTCACTCCTCCCGCAGCCGCTGGCTCGCTTTCCTGAACACGCCCCGAAGCGTCCGGACTTCCCGTCCGGTCGGGTGCGCGCGCCCGAGCAGCCGGCGCCAGAGCCGGCCAGCCTTCGGCCGTTTCTCCTCGGGGTGGCCGACTGCCTCCAGGAAGTCGGCGAACTGGTCGTGCAGCCCCTCGATGGCCCGCTCATCGGCGCGGTCGGTCCGCTCGGGGAGCTGGCTCTCCTCAAGACTCAGCTCCCGGAGTTCGTACAGTGCCACCGTCGCAGCCTGGCCGAGGTTCAGCACCGGGTAGTCGGCGCTGGCGGGGATCGAAGCCACCTGGTCGAGTCTGGCGAGTTCGTCGTTGGTGAGCCCGACCCGCTCGCGGCCGAAGACCAGACAGGTCGCCGCGTCGACTCCCCGGAGGTCCTCTGCCAGTTCGGCCGGTGTCGCGAACGGGTAGCGGACGTGTTTGGTCGCGTCCTCGTTGGTGACGGCGGTGAAGCCCACAGTGTGAAACTGCTCGACAAGGAAGTCAAAGGAGACCTCGCGGGCGCCGGGGAGCACGTCCTCGCGGGCGGCGCCGGCGAAGCCGTAGGCCTCCCCCTCGGGGTCCAGCTCGGGCGGGTCGACGAGGTACAGGTCCGCGAGCCCGAAGTTCTTCATCGCGCGGGCGATGGTACCGACGTTCCCGGGGGTCTCGGCGTCGACGACCGCGACCGAGAGCCCCGGGCTCCCGTCCGCGTCCGTGCGCCGGCCCGCCTCGTCGTCGCTCATACGTCCAGATCGTCGAGGTCGAGGTCCAGCGCCTCCTGTTCTTCCTCCTCGAGTTCGGCGGCCTGCTCGGCCACCTCGTCGAGGCTCTCGGCCTGCATCGGGTCGGGGAGGTCGTCGGGGGCCTCGTCGACGTGCTCGACCGGGCCGAACGACTCGGGGGCACGGTTGCCCTCGGCGAACCACTCGAAGAACTCGTCCTGGAGGGTGGCGGTGCCGGCGTACTCCGAGCCGCCTTCCTCCTGGAACCAGTAGACGAAATCCGGCTCGTGTTCGGTACAGAGCAACACCTCCGCGAGCGGCTCGCCGTAGACCACGTCGCCCATGTTACACTGCTCGACGTTCTCCTGACCGTGGACCAGCCAGCAGGCGCTGCAGGGTTCGCCCAGCAGCGCCTGAAGCCGTATCAGCCGGTTGCGGGTGTCTTCGGGCATCTCCGCGATGTCCCGGACGGTGCCGTCCTCGTCGAAGACGAGGTCCTCGTCGAAGCGCCAGCCGCGCAGACCGATGGAGACTTTCGCCATACCCGGCGGTACGCCCCTGGCGGGCAAAAGTCGTCTGAAGCAGCCCGGGGGTGACGGTAGGAAAAGCGTACGGCGGAACCCGGTCACGGCAGACTAGTCTCTGTCGAGGGGCTCAGCAGCCGATCCCGTCGGCGACCGAGAGCAGCGTCGACTTCTCGAGGTTGCCGAAGACCACGTACTCGGTGCCGTTACACGACCAGACCACGTTCCCGGTCGAGTCGCCCACGGAGCGGTAGGTCGCGTCGTGACCGTCGACGGTGACCTGCTCGTCACCCTCCATTTCGACCTGCATCGCGTCGGTGGCCTCCGAGAGCGAGACCGTCACGTCGTGCTCGCCGTCGCTGTAATCGACCATCACCGACCGCGGCTCACCGCTCTCGCTCTCGAAGACGGTCGCGTCCTCGAAGGAGAAGCCCTCGGGGAGCTCCGCGGGCGGCACGTCCAGGTCGACCGCCGAGGCGAGTTCGTCGCGGTCCTCGTAGGTCTCCGTCTCGGTCTCGACGACGTTGTCCTCGTAGGTCGCGTCAGCCGGCGGGTCGAACTCGAAGGTGCCCGCCTCGAACTCGGGGTTCAGTTCGACGTCCGAGAAGGTGACCGTCGTGGTCAGGTTAGCCATCGCCGAGGACTCCATCTCCATCTTCACGGGGACCATCCGGTCGGTCTCGACCCACAGCGTCACCGAGTCGACGAAGCCGTCCGACTCGTTCGTGGGAACGAGCGTGGCCTTGTGGGCCTCCGTGCCCTCGACCGTCTCGGTCCCGTTGTAGATGACGTCCGTCTGTTCGACGAGCTGGTCGAACTGCGCGCTCAGGTTCGAGCCCATCGCGGGACCGTCCATCTCGACGTCGAA
It encodes:
- a CDS encoding MTH865 family protein; translation: MTSDTAERLRQELEEVFGGADFPVDGPMELVPALPDGPGTTFEAGDVSIKVMDLGMTYADYQDYPYETADELVDDLMHGFREEGLFE
- a CDS encoding RNA methyltransferase, with the translated sequence MSDDEAGRRTDADGSPGLSVAVVDAETPGNVGTIARAMKNFGLADLYLVDPPELDPEGEAYGFAGAAREDVLPGAREVSFDFLVEQFHTVGFTAVTNEDATKHVRYPFATPAELAEDLRGVDAATCLVFGRERVGLTNDELARLDQVASIPASADYPVLNLGQAATVALYELRELSLEESQLPERTDRADERAIEGLHDQFADFLEAVGHPEEKRPKAGRLWRRLLGRAHPTGREVRTLRGVFRKASQRLREE
- a CDS encoding DUF2092 domain-containing protein, which produces MSPKRKALPALAVAALLVLAGCAGFAGQLDDDQQQQVADRLADRLEELDGFEATMTTEVETGDRSVTSKADVAVDLRTGEYRMETLQPEQNAGDVTVYNGSAMISYDESENVYHTFDVEMDGPAMGSNLSAQFDQLVEQTDVIYNGTETVEGTEAHKATLVPTNESDGFVDSVTLWVETDRMVPVKMEMESSAMANLTTTVTFSDVELNPEFEAGTFEFDPPADATYEDNVVETETETYEDRDELASAVDLDVPPAELPEGFSFEDATVFESESGEPRSVMVDYSDGEHDVTVSLSEATDAMQVEMEGDEQVTVDGHDATYRSVGDSTGNVVWSCNGTEYVVFGNLEKSTLLSVADGIGC